In Oryzihumus leptocrescens, the following are encoded in one genomic region:
- a CDS encoding DUF4118 domain-containing protein, producing MTRDLLRERLLWLAAVVVPLAVCLLAVPIRDTVANTSVALVLVIVVVGVASLGRRWPGIVAAASAGVWFDFFLTQPYQRLTITSPDDVETLLLLLAVGVAVTEVAQWGRRQQAAASRREGYLQGLETIARAASAGTSSPSALVDTACDHVADVLHLDRCRFVYDSGLGRPRVEADGRLRIGSATLDGDVLELPVEDETELVVESGGRFMGRFLMTPLTGAATTRAERLVAVALAAQVGATLRAYADSHPAR from the coding sequence ATGACACGAGACCTGCTCCGGGAGCGGCTGCTGTGGCTGGCGGCCGTGGTGGTGCCGTTGGCCGTCTGCCTCCTCGCCGTCCCCATCCGGGACACCGTCGCCAACACGAGCGTGGCGCTGGTCCTGGTCATCGTGGTCGTCGGGGTGGCAAGCCTGGGACGGCGCTGGCCCGGCATCGTGGCGGCCGCCTCCGCCGGTGTGTGGTTCGACTTCTTCCTCACCCAGCCCTACCAGCGCCTGACGATCACCTCACCCGACGACGTCGAGACCCTGCTCCTGCTGCTGGCCGTCGGCGTCGCCGTCACCGAGGTGGCCCAGTGGGGTCGCCGGCAGCAGGCGGCGGCGTCCCGGCGCGAGGGCTACCTGCAGGGGCTGGAGACGATCGCCCGGGCTGCCTCAGCCGGGACCAGCTCGCCCTCCGCGCTGGTCGACACCGCGTGCGACCACGTGGCCGACGTGCTCCACCTCGACCGCTGTCGCTTCGTCTACGACTCCGGCCTGGGCCGCCCCCGCGTCGAGGCCGACGGCCGGCTGCGCATCGGGTCGGCCACGCTCGACGGGGACGTCCTCGAGCTGCCGGTCGAGGACGAGACCGAGCTGGTGGTCGAGAGCGGCGGGCGGTTCATGGGGCGGTTCCTCATGACGCCGCTGACGGGCGCGGCGACCACCCGCGCCGAGCGGCTCGTGGCGGTGGCCCTGGCGGCTCAGGTGGGCGCGACGCTGCGGGCGTACGCCGACAGCCACCCGGCCAGGTGA
- a CDS encoding response regulator, whose protein sequence is MTFVLVVDDEPQIVRTLTINLRARDYEVESAGDGRSALQVMQERTPDVVVLDLGLPDMDGVQVLQQIRASSQVPVVVLSARQESDDKVEALDAGADDYVTKPFGMDEFLARIRAAARRGPSDAPEAPVVTTADFTLDFGDHRATRGQDEVRLTPTEWRLLAALAQSPGRLVTHAELLRAAWGPAYGRESNYLRVYANQLRRKLEPDPSHPRYLVTEPGIGYRLKV, encoded by the coding sequence ATGACGTTCGTGCTGGTGGTCGACGACGAGCCGCAGATCGTGCGCACCCTGACGATCAACCTGCGCGCGCGCGACTACGAGGTCGAGTCCGCCGGCGACGGCCGGTCGGCGCTGCAGGTGATGCAGGAACGCACGCCCGACGTCGTGGTGCTCGACCTCGGCCTGCCCGACATGGACGGCGTGCAGGTGCTCCAGCAGATCCGCGCGTCCTCCCAGGTCCCGGTCGTCGTGCTGTCCGCGCGCCAGGAGTCCGACGACAAGGTCGAGGCGCTCGACGCCGGCGCGGACGACTACGTCACCAAGCCGTTCGGGATGGACGAGTTCCTCGCCCGCATCCGGGCCGCGGCGCGTCGCGGCCCGTCCGACGCCCCCGAGGCGCCGGTCGTGACCACCGCCGACTTCACCCTCGACTTCGGCGACCACCGGGCCACCCGGGGGCAGGACGAGGTGCGCCTGACTCCCACCGAGTGGCGGCTCCTCGCGGCCCTGGCCCAGAGTCCCGGCCGGCTGGTCACCCACGCCGAGCTGCTCCGCGCCGCCTGGGGTCCGGCCTACGGGCGCGAGTCCAACTACCTGCGGGTCTATGCCAACCAGCTGCGGCGCAAGCTCGAACCCGACCCCAGCCACCCCCGATACCTCGTCACCGAGCCCGGCATCGGCTACCGGCTCAAGGTCTGA
- a CDS encoding sensor histidine kinase — protein MARGTLRIYLGAAPGVGKTVAMLSEAHRRRDRGTDVVVGLVETHGRTFTAQLLEGLERIPTRVLEYRGATFRELDVDAVIARRPRVVLIDELAHTNVPGSRHTKRWEDIEEVLDAGIDVISTVNIQHLESLNDVTEAITGVRQRETVPDDVVRAADQIELVDMSPEALRRRMAHGNIYAAEKVDAALSNYFRVGNLSALRELALVWLADRVDEALERYRHDQGISETWPARERVVVALTGGPESDALLRRGARIASAGAGGELVAVYVARSDGLVGASLEQLAEQRRLTAELGGTFHTVTGDDVAEAVLEFARGVNASQIVLGVSRRGRLQSLLSRGVGESVIAESGDIDVHIVSHGYRRRGLDQVLPDWTVGRRRTISAWVVLALGLPLLTWALASTREHHDLPLEMLLYLALTVATALVGGIWPALFSAIVGSLLLNYYFAPPLHTFTIDNPGNALAVVVFVLVAVSVSSVVHISALRASKALAAQQESRILAQLAHSLLGTPEQLPTLLEQARDTFSMRTAAVVRRASVRDPWEVLAATEGFDVAMVEGAEVRSRVNDTTFLVMTGRVPPASQGRLVSAFASHAAAILTREELVEEARVAGALAKDNRTRTALLAAVSHDLRTPLAGIKAAVSSLRQTDVTWSAEDEAELLESIEASADRLNALIGNLLDMSRLQSGTVAPHLQPLHLDEVVAGTVAALPDGQRVRTWIPHELPPALADAGLLDRVLANVLENALRHSPGRQEVVVNASRIGGHLQLRVVDRGSGVPDSAKEGIFAPFQRFGDVPRGTGVGLGLAVARGLAEAMNGSLTAEDTPGGGLTIVVDLPVAGGQLAGTMPPEQAPQVAPTGGAVGREAS, from the coding sequence ATGGCACGAGGGACACTGCGCATCTACCTCGGGGCAGCCCCCGGGGTGGGCAAGACCGTGGCCATGCTCTCGGAGGCGCACCGGCGCCGGGATCGCGGCACCGACGTCGTGGTCGGGCTGGTCGAGACGCACGGGCGCACCTTCACCGCCCAGCTGCTCGAGGGGCTGGAGCGCATCCCCACGCGGGTGCTGGAGTACCGGGGCGCCACGTTCCGGGAGCTGGACGTGGACGCGGTCATCGCCCGCCGACCCCGGGTCGTCCTCATCGACGAGCTGGCCCACACCAACGTGCCCGGGTCGCGTCACACCAAGCGCTGGGAGGACATCGAGGAGGTCCTCGACGCCGGCATCGACGTGATCTCGACGGTCAACATCCAGCACCTGGAGTCACTCAACGACGTCACCGAGGCGATCACCGGGGTCCGCCAGCGGGAGACCGTGCCCGACGACGTGGTGCGTGCGGCAGACCAGATCGAGCTGGTCGACATGTCCCCGGAGGCGCTGCGCCGCCGGATGGCCCACGGCAACATCTACGCCGCGGAGAAGGTCGACGCGGCCCTGTCCAACTACTTCCGGGTGGGCAACCTGTCGGCCCTCCGCGAGCTGGCGCTGGTGTGGTTGGCGGACCGTGTCGACGAGGCCCTGGAGCGCTACCGCCACGACCAGGGCATCTCCGAGACGTGGCCGGCCCGTGAGCGCGTCGTCGTCGCCCTCACCGGCGGCCCGGAGTCGGACGCGCTGCTGCGCCGCGGTGCACGGATCGCCTCCGCCGGTGCCGGCGGGGAGCTGGTCGCGGTCTACGTGGCCCGCTCCGACGGCCTGGTCGGCGCGAGCCTGGAGCAGCTGGCCGAGCAGCGACGGCTGACCGCCGAGCTCGGCGGCACGTTCCACACGGTCACCGGCGACGACGTCGCCGAGGCGGTCCTGGAGTTCGCCCGCGGCGTCAACGCCAGCCAGATCGTCCTGGGGGTCAGCCGGCGTGGCCGGCTCCAGTCGCTCCTGAGCCGCGGCGTCGGAGAGTCCGTCATCGCGGAGTCAGGCGACATCGACGTGCACATCGTCAGCCACGGCTACCGGCGCCGCGGCCTCGACCAGGTCCTGCCCGACTGGACGGTGGGCCGCCGGAGGACGATCAGCGCCTGGGTCGTGTTGGCGCTCGGACTACCGCTGTTGACCTGGGCCCTGGCCTCGACCCGCGAGCACCACGACCTGCCGCTGGAGATGCTGCTCTACCTGGCCCTCACCGTGGCCACGGCCCTGGTCGGGGGGATCTGGCCGGCCCTCTTCTCGGCCATCGTCGGGAGCCTGCTGCTCAACTACTACTTCGCCCCGCCCCTGCACACCTTCACGATCGACAACCCCGGCAACGCCCTCGCAGTCGTGGTCTTCGTCCTGGTCGCGGTGTCGGTCTCCTCCGTGGTGCACATCAGCGCGCTACGGGCCAGCAAGGCCCTGGCCGCCCAGCAGGAGTCCCGCATCCTCGCCCAGCTGGCCCACTCGCTGCTGGGCACGCCCGAGCAGCTGCCCACACTGCTGGAGCAGGCGCGGGACACGTTCTCGATGCGCACGGCTGCCGTGGTGCGGCGGGCGTCGGTGCGCGACCCGTGGGAGGTGCTGGCTGCCACCGAGGGCTTCGACGTCGCGATGGTCGAGGGCGCCGAGGTGCGCTCCAGGGTCAACGACACCACGTTCCTGGTGATGACCGGGAGGGTGCCCCCGGCCAGCCAGGGCCGGCTCGTCTCCGCGTTCGCCTCCCACGCCGCGGCCATCCTGACGCGCGAGGAGCTGGTCGAGGAGGCCCGCGTGGCCGGCGCGCTCGCCAAGGACAACCGCACCCGTACCGCGCTGCTCGCCGCCGTCTCGCACGACCTGCGCACCCCGCTGGCGGGTATCAAGGCGGCCGTGTCCAGCCTGCGCCAGACCGACGTCACCTGGTCGGCCGAGGACGAGGCCGAGCTGCTGGAGTCCATCGAGGCGTCCGCGGACCGGCTCAACGCGCTGATCGGCAACCTGCTCGACATGTCCCGCCTGCAGTCCGGCACGGTCGCACCGCACCTGCAGCCGCTGCACCTCGACGAGGTCGTGGCCGGCACGGTCGCCGCGCTGCCGGACGGTCAGCGCGTCCGCACCTGGATCCCGCACGAGCTGCCGCCTGCCCTCGCAGACGCCGGGCTGCTCGACCGGGTGCTGGCCAACGTGCTGGAGAACGCCCTGCGCCACTCCCCCGGCCGCCAGGAGGTGGTGGTCAACGCCAGCCGGATCGGCGGCCACCTGCAGCTGCGCGTGGTGGACCGCGGCAGCGGGGTCCCGGACAGCGCCAAGGAGGGCATCTTCGCCCCGTTCCAGCGCTTCGGCGACGTGCCGCGTGGCACCGGCGTCGGCCTGGGGCTGGCCGTGGCCCGGGGCCTGGCGGAGGCGATGAACGGCTCCCTGACCGCCGAGGACACCCCCGGCGGCGGGCTGACCATCGTGGTCGACCTGCCCGTGGCGGGCGGGCAGCTGGCTGGCACGATGCCGCCTGAGCAGGCACCGCAGGTCGCCCCGACCGGGGGCGCCGTGGGCAGGGAGGCCTCATGA
- the kdpC gene encoding potassium-transporting ATPase subunit KdpC, with the protein MTFMRQLGASARMMLLLTLLLGAIYPAAIWGVGQVVRPSAANGSLVEHGGHVVGSSLIGQTFTAPQWFQGRPSAVDYSGDASAASNLPADDPRQVKAVAERKAALLKANPQATGAIPADALTASGSGLDPHISVAYALWQVPRVAAARHLSADQVRTLVDEHTQGRSLGFLGQPRVNVLELNVALASLGSR; encoded by the coding sequence ATGACGTTCATGCGACAGCTGGGCGCCTCCGCCCGGATGATGCTGCTGCTCACCCTGCTCCTCGGGGCCATCTACCCCGCGGCCATCTGGGGGGTCGGCCAGGTCGTGCGGCCGTCGGCTGCGAACGGCTCCCTCGTGGAGCACGGCGGGCACGTGGTCGGGTCCAGCCTGATCGGCCAGACCTTCACCGCACCCCAGTGGTTCCAGGGCCGCCCGTCCGCCGTCGACTACAGCGGCGACGCCAGCGCGGCGTCCAACCTGCCCGCCGACGACCCACGCCAGGTCAAGGCCGTGGCCGAGCGCAAGGCCGCCCTGCTCAAGGCCAACCCGCAGGCCACCGGCGCCATCCCTGCCGACGCGCTGACCGCCTCGGGCAGCGGGCTGGACCCGCACATCTCGGTCGCCTATGCCCTGTGGCAGGTACCGCGGGTCGCCGCGGCCCGGCACCTGTCAGCGGACCAGGTGCGCACACTCGTGGACGAGCACACCCAGGGCCGGTCCCTCGGCTTCCTCGGCCAGCCGCGGGTCAACGTCCTCGAGCTCAACGTCGCCCTCGCGTCGCTCGGCTCCCGGTGA
- the kdpB gene encoding potassium-transporting ATPase subunit KdpB: protein MNRHTLVATIPQAFVKLDPRHLFRSPVIFVVWVGSLCTTVLSVLHPSTFAISITVWLWITVLFANYAEAVAEGRGKAQAATLRKARKETVARRLLPDGSTETVAGSGLRIGDRVIVEAGEVIPGDGDVVDGVATVDESAITGESAPVIRESGGDRCAVTGGTTVLSDRIVVQVATKPGETFLDRMISLVEGASRQKTPNEIALNILLVVLTLIFLVTVMAIQPLAAYSGREQSIIVLVALLVCLIPTTIGALLSAIGIAGMDRLVQHNVLAMSGRSVEAAGDVSTLLLDKTGTITLGNRHATEIVTVGRATNTELAHAAYLASLADGTPEGRSIVDLTRTHLSDQDAVSAERLTAEGAQFIDFSAATRMSGVDLPSGVQIRKGATTSVSQWVLEGGARVPAALQQVVDHIGQSGGTPLVVARRDGDGPTVVLGVVHLKDVVKQGMRKRFRELRAMGIRTVMITGDNPLTAAAIAKEAGVDDFLAEATPEDKMALIKKEQEGGRLVAMMGDGTNDAPALAQADVGVAMNTGTSAAKEAGNMVDLDSDPTKLIEVVAIGKQLLITRGALTTFSIANDVAKYFAIIPAMFLAVFPGLNSINVMRLHSPQSAMLSAVIFNALIIVALIPLALKGVRYRPVGAGAMLRRNLLIYGLGGVIAPFVGIKLIDLFISHLPGLG, encoded by the coding sequence ATGAACCGCCACACCCTGGTGGCCACCATCCCGCAGGCGTTCGTCAAGCTCGACCCCCGCCACCTGTTCCGCAGCCCCGTGATCTTCGTGGTCTGGGTCGGCTCGCTCTGCACGACCGTCCTGTCGGTGCTGCACCCCTCGACCTTCGCGATCTCCATCACCGTGTGGCTGTGGATCACCGTCCTCTTCGCCAACTACGCCGAGGCCGTGGCCGAGGGCCGCGGCAAGGCCCAGGCCGCGACGCTGCGCAAGGCGCGCAAGGAGACCGTGGCACGGCGCCTGCTGCCCGACGGCAGCACCGAGACGGTGGCCGGGTCCGGGCTGCGGATCGGCGACCGCGTGATCGTGGAGGCCGGCGAGGTCATCCCGGGTGACGGGGACGTCGTCGACGGCGTGGCCACTGTGGACGAGTCGGCCATCACCGGCGAGTCCGCACCGGTGATCCGCGAGTCCGGCGGCGACCGCTGCGCGGTGACCGGTGGCACCACGGTGCTCTCGGACCGGATCGTGGTGCAGGTCGCCACCAAGCCGGGCGAGACCTTCCTGGACCGGATGATCTCCCTGGTCGAGGGCGCCTCACGGCAGAAGACCCCCAACGAGATCGCGCTCAACATCCTGCTCGTCGTGCTGACCCTCATCTTCCTGGTCACCGTCATGGCGATCCAGCCGCTGGCCGCCTACTCCGGCCGGGAGCAGTCGATCATCGTGCTCGTCGCGCTGCTGGTCTGCCTCATCCCGACCACGATCGGCGCGCTGCTGTCGGCCATCGGCATCGCCGGCATGGACCGCCTCGTCCAGCACAACGTGCTGGCGATGTCGGGCCGCTCGGTCGAGGCCGCCGGCGACGTCTCCACCCTGCTGCTGGACAAGACCGGCACGATCACCCTCGGCAACCGGCACGCGACCGAGATCGTCACGGTCGGCAGGGCGACGAACACCGAGCTGGCCCACGCGGCATACCTGGCCAGTCTGGCCGACGGGACCCCGGAGGGGCGGTCCATCGTGGACCTCACCCGCACCCACCTGTCCGACCAGGACGCGGTGTCGGCGGAGCGGCTCACTGCCGAGGGCGCGCAGTTCATCGACTTCAGCGCAGCCACCCGGATGAGCGGGGTGGACCTGCCCTCGGGGGTCCAGATCCGCAAGGGCGCGACGACGTCGGTCTCGCAGTGGGTGCTGGAGGGCGGCGCCCGGGTGCCGGCGGCACTGCAGCAGGTCGTCGACCACATCGGCCAGTCCGGCGGCACCCCGCTGGTGGTCGCCCGCCGGGACGGCGACGGCCCCACGGTGGTGCTCGGCGTCGTCCACCTCAAGGACGTCGTCAAGCAGGGCATGCGCAAGCGGTTCCGGGAGCTGCGGGCCATGGGCATCCGCACCGTGATGATCACCGGTGACAACCCGCTCACGGCCGCGGCCATCGCCAAGGAGGCCGGCGTCGACGACTTCCTCGCCGAGGCCACGCCCGAGGACAAGATGGCCCTGATCAAGAAGGAGCAGGAGGGCGGCCGCCTCGTGGCCATGATGGGCGACGGCACCAACGACGCCCCGGCCCTGGCCCAGGCCGACGTCGGCGTCGCGATGAACACCGGCACGTCGGCGGCCAAGGAGGCCGGCAACATGGTCGACCTCGACTCCGACCCCACCAAGCTCATCGAGGTCGTGGCGATCGGCAAGCAGCTGCTCATCACCCGTGGTGCGCTGACGACGTTCTCCATCGCCAACGACGTCGCCAAGTACTTCGCGATCATCCCCGCGATGTTCCTGGCGGTCTTCCCGGGGCTGAACAGCATCAACGTGATGCGGCTGCACAGCCCCCAGTCGGCGATGCTCTCCGCGGTCATCTTCAACGCCCTCATCATCGTGGCGCTGATCCCGCTGGCCCTGAAGGGAGTCCGCTACCGACCGGTGGGGGCTGGCGCGATGCTCCGGCGCAACCTGTTGATCTACGGGCTCGGCGGCGTCATCGCACCGTTCGTCGGCATCAAGCTCATCGACCTGTTCATCTCGCACCTCCCCGGATTGGGCTGA